One Neovison vison isolate M4711 chromosome 2, ASM_NN_V1, whole genome shotgun sequence genomic window carries:
- the CTNNBIP1 gene encoding beta-catenin-interacting protein 1 produces the protein MNREGAPGKSPEETYIQQKVRVLLMLRKMGSNLTASEEEFLRTYAGVVNSQLSQLPQHSIDQGAEDVVMAFSRSETEDRRQ, from the exons ATGAACCGCGAGGGGGCGCCCGGGAAGAGCCCGGAGGAGACGTACATTCAGCAGAAGGTTCGAGTGCTGCTCATGCTGAGGAAGATGGGATCCAAT CTGACGGCCAGCGAGGAGGAGTTCCTGCGCACCTACGCGGGGGTGGTGAACAGCCAGCTCAGCCAGCTGCCCCAGCACTCCATCGACCAGG GTGCAGAGGATGTGGTGATGGCATTTTCCAGGTCGGAGACGGAGGACCGGAGGCAATAG